The Desulfonatronovibrio magnus genome segment AGTTCTTCGTAAAGCATGAATCTCAACCCACGGAATAGTCATTATCAAAGACAGAAGATTATCGCCCACGGAATAGTCATTATCAAAGACAGAAGATTATCGCCCACGGAATACACGGAATAGCACGGAAAAGAAATCTTTAAATTCTGTGTCTTTCCGTGTGTTCCGTGGGCAGGATTCTTTTCAAGGCATCCACCACTCGGTCCTGCTCCTTCTCGGTCATGGCCGGGAACAGGGGCAGGGTGATGGCTTCCTGGTAATATTTTTCAGCCTCTGGAAACATGCCCCATTTAAACCCCATGGCCTGATAATATGGATGGGTATGAACCGGGATATAATGTACGATGACGCCTATATCCTTTTTTCTCAAATATTCAAAGACCTGTCTACGTGTCAGGTTCATCTTTTCCAGATTCAGACGGACCACGTACAAGTGCCAGGCTGAATCACTATCCGGATGCTGCCAGGGAACAGTCAATGGAAGATCAGCAAGAAGCCGGTCATACCGAGTGGCCAATTCGCTGCGTCTGGATACAAATTCATCCAGTCTGGATAGCTGGCTTAAGCCAAGGGCCGCCTGGATATCAGTCATGCGGTAGTTGAAGCCGAGATCTATCTGTTCATAATACCAGGGTCCATCTGGTTTCTGTCTCATAAGGTCAGGATTGCGGGTTATGCCGTGGTTGCGGAGGAGGGCAATTTTTTCGGCTAATTCATGGGTATTGGTAACCGCCATGCCGCCTTCGCCTGTGGTAATGATCTTGACTGGATGAAAGCTGAACACGGTTATATTGCTGTAGCGGCAGCAGCCCACAGGTTCGTTTTTGTAATATCCGCCAATGGCATGAGAGGCGTCTTCGATGATAGAAAAGCCGTATTCCCGGGACAGAGCGTGGATGGCTTTCATATCACAGGGCTGACCGCACATATGCACGGGTACTACTATTTTGGGAAGTCTTCCGGATTGTCTGGCATGTCTTAGTTTTTCTTCCAGAGCCTGCGGACACATATTGTAAGTACGCGGATCAATGTCCACAAAATCCACATTCGCGCCGCAGTGCAGTGCGCAGTTCGCTGAAGCTACAAAGGTAATGGGAGAGGTCCAGAGGATATCGCCTGGTCCAAGGCCAAGGGCTTTGCAAGCCAAGTGCAGGGCACTGGTGGCAGAGTTAACTGCAACGGCGTGCTTTGTTCCAACCTTGTTCGCAACTGACTTCTCAAACTCCGGTACTTTTGGGCCCTGGGTGATGAAAGCGGCGCGAAGAACTGAGCAGACAGAGGCTACGTCCTGCTCGTTAATGGATTGTTTGCCGTAAGGGATGAAGCTGTGGTCCGCCTCCGGCCCAGAGGGACCTACGCCTCGGTGGGAAGTCCGTGCAATGGTGTCCGTGGATCTGGAGCAGTCTAAAAAGGGGTTTATGGCCTGGACAAAATCGAATTTTTTGAAGTCCTTGGTGTTTAGGGTGTATATATTTGTTATACCATTTTCTTTGAATGTGCTGGCGATTAAAAAATCAAAGATATCATTTCTTTTGACTGAATAGCCATGTGCTTCTTCAATTGCCATCTGCAAACATGCTTGTGAACATTGCAGAACAGCAAAGCTCTGGGACTCATAAAAATCGCGAATAGCAGCACATGCTGTACTTGGCTGTAAAGGCATACCGATCTTGCGCCCGTCAGTTAACACAGAATAAAATTCCAAAAGGCTGAACTCAGCTATTCCCAGAATGGTGGTCTTGATCTTTTCTTCTACGAAATTAAGAGCAACCTTGTGAAATCGCGAAGACTCATCAAATGCATAAATGAGAATATTGGAGTCTATTCCCTCCATGGGAACTTGTCCTCCATTCTTTCTTCCATCAATACAGAGTGCCGCAGTTCATCAGGGTTGTCCGGCGTTCCAAGTGAGCCAGCATTCTTCATTCTTTCCAGAAGCCGCTTTGTTGCAGCATCCAGTTCTTTCTCCCCTTTATTTTTTGATTCATCAGGTATTTGCTCAATTCTGATCCTGAGTTTTTCCCCGGTACGCAGTCTGTGGGCGATTGAAGGCTCAACAGATATTCGACCATCAGGCAGCATTTCGCCTATGTATTCCATTGTGGTGTTCATATCAGGTCTCCATTTTTCCTTTGGGAAATATGCGAATCAATTAGTGGCACATCATCCACAAGCCAGGTGGTTAAATTCAGTTATTTCTTCAATGGTCAGAAAATGAGGATTGTCTCCTGAATTGTACTCAAAGCCCTGTGAAACAGGTTTGCCTTTTTCGCCCAGTCTGTTTTCCAGAAACTCATTGCTTCGGCTGAAGAACCGTATACTTGGCTTTATTACGTAATAGTCCGGAAATTCAATGGTCAAATGAGAATCATCCCTGGGGCACATTACCTCGTGGAGCTTTTCACCCGGCCTGATGCCGATTATTTTACGGGGCAGGGCAGGAGCCATGGCTGTGGCCAGGTCAGTTATGCGCACAGATGGTATCTTGGGCACAAATGTTTCCCCTCCGTGCATGCGCTTGAAGCTCTGCATGACAAAATCGACTCCCAGATCCAGGGTAATCCAGAATCTGGTCATGTCTTCATGAGTAATGGGCAG includes the following:
- the pseB gene encoding UDP-N-acetylglucosamine 4,6-dehydratase (inverting); this translates as MQQEFHGPEMRYFIGDVRDRERLTMAMRGVELVVHAAAMKQVPAAEYNPMECVKTNIYGAENVIHAALAHNIEKVIALSTDKAANPINLYGATKLCSDKLFVAANNLAGAHRTTFSVVRYGNVLGSRGSVVPHFKKLIASGSDHLPITHEDMTRFWITLDLGVDFVMQSFKRMHGGETFVPKIPSVRITDLATAMAPALPRKIIGIRPGEKLHEVMCPRDDSHLTIEFPDYYVIKPSIRFFSRSNEFLENRLGEKGKPVSQGFEYNSGDNPHFLTIEEITEFNHLACG
- the pseC gene encoding UDP-4-amino-4,6-dideoxy-N-acetyl-beta-L-altrosamine transaminase, translated to MEGIDSNILIYAFDESSRFHKVALNFVEEKIKTTILGIAEFSLLEFYSVLTDGRKIGMPLQPSTACAAIRDFYESQSFAVLQCSQACLQMAIEEAHGYSVKRNDIFDFLIASTFKENGITNIYTLNTKDFKKFDFVQAINPFLDCSRSTDTIARTSHRGVGPSGPEADHSFIPYGKQSINEQDVASVCSVLRAAFITQGPKVPEFEKSVANKVGTKHAVAVNSATSALHLACKALGLGPGDILWTSPITFVASANCALHCGANVDFVDIDPRTYNMCPQALEEKLRHARQSGRLPKIVVPVHMCGQPCDMKAIHALSREYGFSIIEDASHAIGGYYKNEPVGCCRYSNITVFSFHPVKIITTGEGGMAVTNTHELAEKIALLRNHGITRNPDLMRQKPDGPWYYEQIDLGFNYRMTDIQAALGLSQLSRLDEFVSRRSELATRYDRLLADLPLTVPWQHPDSDSAWHLYVVRLNLEKMNLTRRQVFEYLRKKDIGVIVHYIPVHTHPYYQAMGFKWGMFPEAEKYYQEAITLPLFPAMTEKEQDRVVDALKRILPTEHTERHRI